In one window of Methanococcoides methylutens DNA:
- a CDS encoding PRC-barrel domain-containing protein produces MRADITSLFGLNVYTNQGTYVGKVNDLVFDVDERVVSGLALSDINRDIFDVATRGVILPYRWVVTTGDIVLIRDIVKRFKKPAKEEEKED; encoded by the coding sequence ATGCGCGCAGATATAACATCACTGTTTGGATTAAATGTGTATACGAATCAGGGTACGTATGTGGGAAAAGTGAACGATCTCGTTTTTGATGTGGATGAGAGGGTTGTTTCAGGCCTTGCTCTTTCAGACATCAACCGTGATATCTTTGATGTTGCGACCAGGGGGGTCATCCTTCCATACAGGTGGGTTGTAACTACCGGGGACATTGTCCTCATACGCGATATCGTTAAAAGGTTCAAGAAACCTGCAAAAGAGGAAGAAAAAGAAGACTGA
- a CDS encoding YkgJ family cysteine cluster protein has protein sequence MEVNSIDEQIEDTKKELEEMLAYPDEKLIDIIKEVGFECDMCARCCTKEFNDHVFLLDKDTEFIKSIDPNLIKPAPYYEFCDQNGRFYVSGYALRTKEDGSCVMLENKRCTMYDRRLTICRLYPYMLHRETDDEGKLDWRQISGLNEHGCYHSEISGSEAEKIAADTKAYEEAYLRQQIRFLGKVRDHFKKNGLRHVKSIYDRKMRSFGKGEEIEVYVYYKDELELSRVSVDD, from the coding sequence ATGGAAGTTAATTCTATAGACGAACAGATCGAGGATACAAAGAAGGAACTTGAGGAAATGCTTGCATATCCTGATGAGAAGCTGATCGACATCATCAAGGAAGTGGGATTTGAATGCGACATGTGTGCCAGGTGCTGTACCAAAGAGTTCAACGACCATGTGTTCCTGCTCGACAAGGATACAGAGTTCATTAAAAGCATTGATCCAAACCTTATCAAACCTGCACCTTATTATGAGTTCTGCGACCAGAACGGGCGATTCTATGTTTCAGGTTATGCACTAAGAACAAAGGAGGATGGAAGTTGTGTCATGCTTGAGAACAAAAGATGTACCATGTATGACAGAAGGCTCACCATCTGTCGGCTTTACCCTTACATGCTCCACAGGGAAACGGATGATGAAGGAAAGCTTGACTGGAGACAGATATCCGGACTTAACGAGCATGGGTGCTACCACTCAGAAATATCGGGCAGTGAAGCTGAAAAAATAGCTGCAGACACAAAGGCTTATGAGGAAGCATACCTTCGCCAGCAGATAAGGTTCCTCGGGAAGGTCAGGGATCACTTCAAAAAGAACGGGCTTCGCCACGTAAAATCGATCTATGACAGAAAGATGCGTTCTTTTGGCAAAGGCGAAGAGATCGAAGTTTACGTATATTACAAGGACGAACTCGAACTTTCACGAGTATCCGTTGATGACTGA
- a CDS encoding DUF126 domain-containing protein — MVTIKIKCRTIARGVAEGEVLLSTDALSFLGNVDPKNGVVVDPSHAIYGQCIKDKILVFPHGKGSTVGSYVIYQLKKNNVAPAGMINIDSEPIVAVGAIISDIPLVDRLEEDPYEVLSDGDHVKVDSSNGYIEIPEK; from the coding sequence GTGGTGACAATTAAGATCAAATGTCGTACTATCGCAAGGGGTGTTGCAGAAGGTGAAGTCCTCCTATCAACCGATGCACTCTCATTTTTAGGCAATGTGGATCCAAAGAACGGCGTGGTTGTTGACCCTTCTCATGCCATTTACGGGCAGTGCATCAAGGATAAGATCCTGGTGTTCCCTCATGGAAAAGGTTCTACTGTCGGTTCCTATGTTATCTACCAGCTGAAAAAGAACAATGTTGCTCCGGCAGGCATGATCAACATCGATTCCGAGCCCATAGTGGCAGTTGGTGCCATTATTTCGGACATCCCTCTGGTTGACAGACTTGAAGAGGACCCTTACGAGGTTCTTTCTGATGGGGATCATGTAAAGGTCGACAGCAGCAACGGATATATCGAGATCCCTGAAAAATGA
- a CDS encoding ribonuclease H-like domain-containing protein yields the protein MLTSTYIHIPGIGKTIEKRIWESGHCQWDEYLEHQDCISIPATRKERIEKGIIESKDHLAMRDFEYFANCLPGAEHWRAFEHFSDSVAYVDIETTGLSANSSCITVVGIYDGKDAKTYVKGIDLDDIVEELEKYELLVSFNGARFDLPFIKHEFPEINFNQLHVDLMYPLRRIGLTGGLKAIEKKLGIQRTDDTVDITGFDAVRLWHEYERGNEESLDLLLEYNREDIVNLETIINKTYTQFSERTFEKTLGK from the coding sequence ATGCTTACAAGCACCTACATACATATTCCCGGCATAGGGAAAACAATTGAAAAACGGATATGGGAGAGCGGGCACTGCCAGTGGGACGAATACCTGGAACACCAGGACTGCATTTCAATACCTGCAACGAGGAAAGAAAGGATCGAAAAAGGGATCATCGAATCCAAAGATCACCTTGCAATGAGAGATTTCGAATACTTCGCCAACTGCCTCCCGGGTGCAGAACACTGGAGAGCTTTTGAGCATTTCTCGGATTCTGTCGCTTATGTCGATATTGAGACCACAGGCCTCTCTGCTAATAGTTCCTGCATTACTGTTGTAGGGATCTACGACGGGAAAGATGCAAAAACGTATGTCAAAGGAATTGACCTTGATGACATCGTAGAAGAGCTGGAAAAATACGAGCTTCTGGTATCCTTCAACGGGGCACGCTTCGACCTGCCGTTCATCAAGCACGAATTCCCGGAAATTAATTTCAACCAGCTCCATGTGGACCTTATGTACCCTCTGCGTCGCATTGGGCTCACGGGAGGGCTTAAGGCCATCGAGAAAAAGCTGGGGATACAGCGAACTGATGATACGGTCGACATTACCGGGTTCGATGCAGTCCGGCTCTGGCACGAGTACGAGCGCGGAAATGAAGAATCGCTGGACCTTCTTCTTGAATACAACCGGGAAGATATCGTCAACCTGGAAACGATCATCAATAAAACATACACGCAGTTCAGCGAAAGGACATTCGAGAAGACCCTCGGAAAATGA
- a CDS encoding site-2 protease family protein, whose product MAKNDSNSGHLDDQQIEALVMNLYGDVHPFFKVYEVGYVDGDIYFYGVPTTDKQTITNSLWGKFGAKGYRFALVSELGEDVLIASPIHEVPERIWINVVLAIATVFTTMFAGAAMFGVDIFNEPSGFIKGLPFTLAIMFVLGSHEMGHYMAAKMHGMRTSLPYFIPFPTFIGTMGAVIKHRGIIPNRRALFDVAVAGPLVGIVASVIVTFIGLSLPPVELPADPGAIMIDIQTPLLFDGITRIMGSTSEMMHPVAFAGWVGMLVTVLNLLPSGQLDGGHIMRAMLGERARKVSLMMPMLLGALALYVIFVLEQNGGIWLFWSFFLLLFALAGHPKPLNDEIILDNKRLALGILTFILGILCFTLVPLTLVMN is encoded by the coding sequence ATGGCAAAGAACGACTCTAATTCCGGACATCTGGACGATCAGCAAATAGAAGCTTTGGTCATGAACCTCTATGGTGATGTCCATCCTTTTTTTAAGGTATATGAAGTTGGATATGTTGATGGGGACATATACTTCTATGGCGTTCCAACCACGGATAAGCAAACCATTACCAATAGCTTATGGGGCAAGTTTGGAGCAAAAGGATATCGCTTTGCTCTGGTGTCCGAGCTTGGTGAGGATGTGCTGATCGCATCTCCTATTCATGAAGTTCCCGAACGCATCTGGATCAATGTGGTGCTGGCAATAGCTACTGTATTCACAACCATGTTTGCCGGTGCAGCGATGTTCGGTGTGGATATATTCAATGAGCCTTCAGGTTTCATAAAAGGCCTGCCTTTTACCCTCGCAATAATGTTCGTATTGGGATCCCATGAGATGGGGCACTACATGGCTGCAAAGATGCATGGTATGCGGACCTCACTTCCTTATTTTATTCCTTTTCCCACTTTTATCGGAACCATGGGTGCCGTTATAAAGCACAGAGGTATCATCCCTAATCGCAGGGCATTGTTCGATGTAGCAGTTGCAGGTCCGCTTGTAGGCATTGTAGCATCTGTGATCGTGACCTTCATAGGCCTTTCACTGCCACCGGTGGAGCTTCCTGCTGATCCCGGGGCCATCATGATCGATATCCAGACACCGCTGCTGTTCGATGGCATCACCCGGATCATGGGCAGTACTTCCGAAATGATGCATCCGGTTGCATTTGCGGGATGGGTGGGCATGCTGGTGACCGTTCTTAACCTCCTGCCATCCGGCCAGCTTGATGGTGGTCATATCATGCGAGCCATGTTGGGTGAGCGTGCCCGGAAAGTATCCCTCATGATGCCGATGTTATTGGGCGCTCTTGCATTGTATGTGATCTTTGTTCTTGAGCAAAATGGAGGTATCTGGTTGTTCTGGTCATTCTTCCTTTTACTCTTTGCTCTGGCCGGTCATCCAAAACCCTTAAATGATGAAATAATACTTGACAACAAAAGGTTGGCACTTGGAATTCTCACTTTTATACTGGGGATCCTGTGTTTCACATTGGTACCGTTAACTCTGGTCATGAATTGA
- a CDS encoding TIGR04013 family B12-binding domain/radical SAM domain-containing protein produces the protein MDICFRWMQKNTYSLASLMPLVPGNMVVKQPHDGIMIYSFATKQKEDIFTEVDDSSTDSIYIAGGPHPSGSVEDTLEHFDYVVVGEGEEALPELVNALLSGNNPSDVKGIAYRKNGNVVYTEKRGPVDLDAYPCFDPEGIRAPLEISRGCPWKCKYCQTPRLFGNRMRHRSIDSILKFAKHYSDLRFTSSNAFAYGGDGVHPRFDKVEKLLSQLHSMEDKNIYFGTFPSEIRPEFTTHEGLDLIDRYCTNRTISMGAQSGSDRILKEMLRGHTSDDVTIAIERCFEHEITPIVDFIFGFPDECEEDQQRTLEQIKWICRKGGKVRAHYLTPLPSTPYENIVPSPISDPVHKVLGRMARDGKLNGNWDK, from the coding sequence ATGGATATTTGTTTTAGGTGGATGCAGAAGAACACTTACAGCCTTGCTTCACTTATGCCTCTTGTTCCCGGGAACATGGTTGTGAAACAACCTCATGATGGCATCATGATATACAGCTTTGCCACAAAACAGAAAGAAGATATCTTCACAGAGGTCGACGATTCTTCCACCGATTCCATTTACATTGCAGGAGGTCCTCATCCATCCGGTTCTGTGGAGGATACTCTTGAACATTTCGACTATGTCGTTGTCGGGGAAGGGGAGGAAGCTCTTCCGGAACTTGTAAATGCACTTCTCAGCGGAAACAATCCTTCTGATGTAAAGGGGATTGCATATCGAAAGAACGGTAATGTGGTGTATACTGAAAAACGTGGACCTGTGGATCTTGATGCCTACCCATGCTTTGATCCGGAAGGCATACGTGCTCCTCTCGAGATCAGCAGGGGATGCCCCTGGAAATGTAAATACTGCCAGACGCCCCGTTTATTTGGCAACCGGATGAGGCACAGGAGCATTGATTCCATATTGAAGTTCGCTAAACACTACAGTGACCTGCGTTTTACTTCATCGAATGCTTTTGCTTATGGGGGCGATGGGGTACATCCACGTTTTGATAAGGTTGAGAAACTTTTGTCGCAGCTACATTCAATGGAAGACAAAAATATATATTTCGGTACCTTTCCCTCAGAGATCCGACCGGAATTCACAACTCACGAAGGTCTGGACCTTATTGACCGGTACTGCACCAACAGAACGATCAGCATGGGTGCACAATCCGGTAGTGACAGGATATTGAAAGAAATGCTCCGCGGTCATACTTCCGATGATGTTACGATTGCAATTGAACGGTGCTTTGAGCATGAAATAACCCCGATCGTGGATTTCATCTTTGGTTTTCCGGATGAGTGTGAAGAGGACCAGCAAAGAACACTTGAACAGATCAAATGGATATGCCGCAAAGGTGGAAAAGTAAGGGCACATTACCTGACCCCGCTGCCATCCACTCCTTATGAGAACATAGTTCCGTCGCCTATCAGTGACCCGGTTCATAAGGTACTGGGAAGAATGGCAAGGGACGGCAAGCTCAATGGCAACTGGGATAAATGA
- the uvrC gene encoding excinuclease ABC subunit UvrC, whose product MKPDISNIPDLPGVYLMKDSSDNIIYIGKAKSLKKRVSQYFQSGKNHSSKTRAMVRKIEDIDYIVTDSEVGALILEANLVKKNRPHYNIDLKDDKRYPYVKVTVNKKFPRIFITRKRLMDGALYFGPYTNVKPVRRTLDMISQVFRIKSCNRKVDGKRTRPCLNYHIDRCYAPCNGSISEEEYRKNVMEAVKFFKGDTAGILSSLNEKMQEHAKEQEFEAAAVIRDQIAALKSLSEQQTATAGNNDSDLIATAADEETIFVQIFYIRDGNMVGKADFSLSWGDAAGDITKIVAEFIKQYYQDAPVPPEILVQHQIPEKELITKWLSEKASRSVSIQVPARGDKKKLLDMAARNAIMTMEQSHIKKSDKETALQALVQLRDELSLPTLPVQIEGFDISNISGTDAVGSLVVFNNGMPAKDKYRHFNIKTVKGIDDFAMMAEVVKRRYKKQKTEDNKMPDLILIDGGPGQVGAAMGSLKELGLDIPLVGLAKRFEHIIVPKEGQDEVVILPHTSDALRMLMQVRDESHRFAVSSHRRRRTARLSHSELDSIPGIGSSRKKALLNHFGSIDKIRRASIEDLAEVEGISKGLAGKIADHFKSNQD is encoded by the coding sequence ATGAAGCCGGATATATCCAATATCCCTGACCTGCCGGGCGTCTACCTGATGAAGGATAGCTCCGACAACATTATTTACATAGGAAAGGCAAAATCCCTGAAGAAGAGGGTCAGCCAATACTTCCAGTCCGGAAAGAACCATTCTTCAAAGACCAGGGCAATGGTCAGGAAGATCGAGGATATCGACTACATCGTAACGGATTCTGAGGTCGGGGCACTGATACTTGAGGCAAATCTTGTAAAGAAGAACAGGCCCCATTACAACATAGACCTGAAGGATGACAAACGATATCCTTACGTTAAGGTCACGGTCAACAAGAAGTTCCCGAGGATATTCATAACACGCAAGAGGCTCATGGACGGAGCCCTTTATTTCGGACCCTATACCAACGTCAAGCCTGTACGCCGTACACTTGACATGATATCGCAGGTATTCAGGATCAAAAGTTGCAACCGGAAGGTCGACGGGAAGAGAACACGGCCATGCCTTAACTATCACATTGATCGCTGCTATGCGCCATGCAACGGTTCCATTTCCGAAGAGGAATATCGTAAGAACGTCATGGAAGCTGTGAAGTTCTTCAAAGGTGACACCGCAGGAATCCTAAGTTCACTTAATGAAAAGATGCAGGAGCATGCAAAAGAACAGGAATTCGAAGCTGCTGCTGTGATACGTGACCAGATAGCAGCACTCAAAAGCCTGTCCGAACAGCAGACCGCCACAGCAGGGAACAATGACAGTGACCTCATAGCCACGGCAGCCGATGAGGAAACAATTTTCGTGCAGATCTTCTATATCCGTGACGGGAACATGGTAGGAAAGGCTGATTTTTCACTTTCATGGGGAGATGCAGCAGGAGATATCACCAAAATTGTCGCGGAGTTCATCAAGCAATATTACCAGGATGCACCGGTTCCTCCGGAGATCCTTGTGCAGCACCAGATACCTGAAAAAGAACTTATCACAAAATGGCTGTCTGAAAAAGCATCCAGAAGTGTCAGCATACAGGTGCCTGCAAGAGGAGATAAGAAAAAGTTGCTTGACATGGCTGCAAGGAATGCAATCATGACAATGGAACAATCGCATATAAAGAAAAGTGATAAGGAGACTGCACTACAGGCACTGGTACAGCTTCGTGATGAACTCTCACTCCCTACCCTGCCGGTACAAATAGAAGGCTTTGACATCTCCAACATATCAGGGACTGATGCCGTAGGATCACTCGTGGTTTTCAACAACGGAATGCCTGCAAAGGACAAGTACAGGCATTTCAATATCAAGACCGTAAAAGGCATCGATGACTTTGCCATGATGGCAGAAGTGGTCAAGCGCCGGTACAAAAAACAGAAAACTGAGGATAACAAAATGCCTGACCTGATACTCATCGACGGTGGCCCGGGACAGGTCGGCGCTGCAATGGGATCACTTAAGGAACTGGGACTTGACATTCCCCTGGTCGGTCTGGCAAAACGGTTCGAGCATATAATCGTCCCGAAGGAAGGACAGGACGAGGTTGTCATACTTCCACATACATCCGATGCGCTCAGGATGCTCATGCAGGTGAGGGATGAATCACATCGTTTTGCAGTCTCTTCACATCGAAGAAGACGTACTGCAAGGTTGTCCCATTCTGAACTGGATTCAATACCAGGAATTGGCTCATCCAGGAAGAAAGCCCTGCTGAACCATTTCGGGTCAATCGATAAGATAAGGCGCGCTTCTATAGAGGACCTTGCGGAAGTGGAAGGTATCAGCAAAGGGCTTGCTGGGAAGATCGCAGATCATTTCAAGAGCAATCAGGATTGA
- a CDS encoding tRNA(His) guanylyltransferase Thg1 family protein, translating into MKQREIYSDLRCIAPVIIRVDGRTFKHTLSRLGCEKPYDERFASAMADSLELFFKKSGMSAALAYTFSDEASILFFDLPFDGRVEKLDSVVASYLSSAFTIKMGLDEPVSFDSRIVPIEKGQVPEYLVWRQNEAWRNCVSSYGYYTLRSEGLSEKEAAAAIKGKKAQDIHEMLFQRGINLDKVPSWQKRGVVIHKTEYHKTGFDPVKNERTRSKRSKVVQDWDIPMFSSDDGTDFLKKYIMGN; encoded by the coding sequence ATGAAACAGCGGGAGATCTATTCAGATCTGCGCTGCATTGCTCCTGTGATCATACGCGTTGATGGCAGGACGTTCAAACATACGCTTTCACGGCTTGGTTGCGAAAAGCCGTATGATGAAAGGTTTGCATCTGCCATGGCGGATTCTCTGGAACTTTTCTTCAAAAAAAGCGGAATGAGTGCAGCGTTAGCATATACTTTTTCTGACGAGGCGAGCATTCTTTTCTTTGACCTGCCCTTTGATGGCCGGGTCGAGAAACTTGATTCTGTGGTCGCCAGCTACCTTAGCAGTGCTTTTACTATTAAGATGGGTCTCGATGAGCCTGTGTCATTTGATTCCCGAATCGTTCCCATCGAGAAAGGTCAGGTCCCTGAGTATCTGGTCTGGCGCCAGAACGAGGCCTGGAGGAACTGTGTAAGTTCATATGGATATTACACGCTGCGTTCGGAGGGCCTGAGCGAAAAGGAAGCTGCAGCTGCTATCAAGGGTAAGAAGGCTCAGGATATACATGAGATGTTGTTCCAGCGTGGAATAAACCTTGATAAGGTTCCATCATGGCAAAAAAGGGGTGTTGTAATACACAAGACCGAGTATCATAAGACCGGCTTTGACCCCGTGAAAAATGAAAGGACCCGGAGCAAAAGGTCTAAAGTGGTCCAGGATTGGGATATTCCCATGTTCTCATCCGATGATGGGACCGATTTTTTGAAAAAATATATTATGGGTAACTGA